One stretch of Aeromicrobium fastidiosum DNA includes these proteins:
- a CDS encoding CE1759 family FMN reductase translates to MTTVVAVTAGLSETSSTRLLTDRLVESLGRQTGEVSVQVVSLRELAHDVVDATLTGFASPRLQDALDKVAAADGLIVATPIYKASYPGLFKSFFDVMETDAVIGKPVLLAATAGTARHSLAIEHTLRPLFAYMQALVVPTGVFASTHDWGAEGATALEQRIDRATAELASLLKGAGTGRSRDDEFDLFSETFRSIAEGGRA, encoded by the coding sequence ATGACCACCGTCGTCGCGGTCACCGCGGGCCTGAGCGAGACCTCCAGCACGCGGCTGCTGACCGACCGGCTCGTGGAGTCGCTCGGACGTCAGACGGGTGAGGTGTCGGTGCAGGTCGTCTCGCTGCGCGAGCTCGCGCACGACGTCGTCGACGCGACGCTCACGGGCTTCGCCTCGCCGCGGCTGCAGGACGCGCTCGACAAGGTCGCCGCCGCCGACGGACTGATCGTCGCGACGCCGATCTACAAGGCGTCGTACCCGGGTCTGTTCAAGTCGTTCTTCGACGTCATGGAGACCGATGCCGTGATCGGCAAGCCCGTCCTGCTGGCCGCGACGGCCGGGACGGCGCGGCACTCGCTCGCGATCGAGCACACGCTGCGTCCGCTGTTCGCGTACATGCAGGCGCTGGTCGTGCCGACGGGTGTGTTCGCATCAACCCACGACTGGGGTGCCGAGGGCGCGACGGCGTTGGAGCAGCGCATCGACCGCGCCACGGCCGAGCTGGCGAGCCTGCTCAAGGGTGCCGGCACGGGTCGCTCGCGCGACGACGAGTTCGACCTCTTCAGCGAGACGTTCCGCTCGATCGCGGAGGGCGGACGGGCGTAG
- a CDS encoding bifunctional methylenetetrahydrofolate dehydrogenase/methenyltetrahydrofolate cyclohydrolase, with protein MSARILDGTATAKAIKNELSARVSGLRSKGVRVGLGTILVGDDPGSAWYVAGKHRDCAEVGIESIRIDLPGDAPQSAVEEAVLRLNEDPSCTGYIVQLPLPPHMDENHILGLIDPAKDADGLHPTNLGWLVLGKDAPLPCTPTGIVELLRRHDVELAGAEVVVVGRGITVGRPLGLLLTRRAENATVTLCHTGTRDLGAHTREADIIVAAAGVPDIITADMVKPGAAVIDVGVSRDAEGKIAGDVALDVRDVAAWVSPNPGGVGPMTRAQLLANVVAAAEHR; from the coding sequence GTGAGCGCCCGCATCCTCGACGGCACCGCCACGGCCAAGGCCATCAAGAACGAGCTGTCGGCCAGGGTGAGTGGCCTCCGGAGCAAGGGCGTGCGAGTGGGCCTCGGCACGATCCTCGTCGGCGATGATCCGGGGTCGGCCTGGTACGTCGCGGGCAAGCACCGTGATTGCGCCGAGGTGGGCATCGAGTCGATTCGGATCGACCTGCCGGGCGATGCTCCGCAGAGTGCTGTCGAAGAAGCCGTGCTCCGGCTCAACGAGGACCCGTCGTGCACCGGCTACATCGTGCAGCTGCCCCTGCCGCCCCACATGGACGAGAACCACATCTTGGGTCTCATCGACCCGGCCAAGGATGCCGACGGCCTGCACCCGACCAATCTCGGCTGGTTGGTGCTCGGCAAGGATGCGCCGTTGCCCTGCACGCCCACGGGAATCGTGGAGCTGTTGAGACGTCACGACGTCGAGCTCGCCGGGGCCGAGGTGGTCGTCGTCGGTCGGGGGATCACGGTCGGTCGCCCACTGGGGTTGCTGTTGACCCGCCGGGCCGAGAACGCCACCGTCACGCTCTGCCACACCGGCACCAGGGACCTGGGCGCCCATACCCGTGAGGCTGACATCATCGTCGCGGCCGCAGGCGTTCCCGACATCATCACGGCCGACATGGTGAAGCCCGGAGCCGCCGTGATCGACGTAGGGGTCTCGCGCGACGCTGAAGGCAAGATCGCTGGCGACGTGGCGCTGGACGTCCGAGACGTCGCGGCATGGGTCTCCCCGAATCCAGGGGGTGTGGGGCCCATGACCCGTGCTCAGCTCCTGGCCAACGTCGTCGCGGCGGCGGAGCACCGGTAG
- a CDS encoding flavodoxin domain-containing protein, producing MSITILYGTESGNAEMAADECAETLPDAVAVDLMDLEPADLDLGDTFLIVCSTYGDGELPASAQPFVDRLVDQKPDLSEMRYAIFGLGDSGYAESYGLGGTRLAEQLDALGAQRFGDFGRHDAAGSDDLVETVLAWAESTVAAATSAA from the coding sequence ATGAGCATCACGATCCTGTACGGCACTGAGTCAGGCAATGCCGAGATGGCAGCCGACGAGTGCGCCGAGACACTGCCCGACGCCGTCGCCGTCGACCTGATGGACCTCGAGCCGGCCGACCTCGACCTCGGCGACACCTTCCTGATCGTCTGCTCGACCTACGGGGACGGTGAGCTGCCGGCATCCGCACAGCCGTTCGTCGACCGCCTCGTGGACCAGAAGCCCGACCTGAGCGAGATGCGATACGCGATCTTCGGCCTGGGCGACAGCGGTTACGCCGAGTCGTACGGGCTCGGCGGCACGCGTCTGGCCGAGCAGCTCGACGCCCTGGGCGCTCAGCGCTTCGGGGACTTCGGACGCCACGACGCCGCCGGCAGCGACGACCTGGTCGAGACGGTCCTTGCCTGGGCCGAGTCCACGGTGGCTGCCGCCACCTCAGCCGCCTGA
- a CDS encoding FAD-dependent oxidoreductase, producing MSAGPHVAIIGSGPAGCYTAQALRKDWPDAEITVIDRLPVPYGLIRYGVAADHQGTKAVTKQFDRLFERAGVTFSGGVEVGLDVTLEQLADQHDAVVLATGCDRDRELAIAGSDLPEVYPSGPLTALLNGHPDSSTLVPRLGENVVVVGNGNVAVDVVRLLAKHPDDFAGSDLPLAIHDLVHRPGVLEVTVVGRGPAETSRFDATMIKELGQLEGVRFVVEDVNADRESEVPQIAALAHLLEHQVGGDRVQVTFRFGWQPESIGGDSHVEAISFISPDGRVLRLPTDSVVSAIGFDASAPLVRDAGGDLTTDGRLAPGLYCVGWARTGPRGAIPDARADARLVASAITADLRAAPCKGEHDPAALRATWPAVDFAAWQRIDDHERATASSGRVRNKILDHAELRRVAATTSLTSEGEQP from the coding sequence ATGAGCGCCGGGCCCCATGTCGCGATCATCGGCAGCGGTCCCGCCGGCTGCTACACCGCTCAGGCGCTGCGCAAGGACTGGCCGGACGCCGAGATCACGGTCATCGATCGACTTCCGGTCCCGTACGGGCTGATCCGCTACGGTGTCGCGGCCGACCACCAAGGTACGAAGGCCGTCACCAAGCAGTTCGATCGTCTCTTCGAGCGTGCCGGGGTGACGTTCTCCGGCGGCGTCGAGGTCGGCCTCGACGTGACGCTCGAACAGCTGGCGGACCAGCATGACGCCGTCGTGCTGGCCACCGGGTGCGACCGCGACCGCGAGCTGGCCATCGCCGGATCCGATCTCCCCGAGGTGTACCCATCGGGCCCCCTGACGGCCTTGCTCAACGGGCATCCGGACTCCTCGACCCTCGTTCCGCGGCTCGGCGAGAACGTCGTGGTCGTCGGCAACGGGAACGTGGCGGTCGATGTCGTGCGTCTGCTCGCGAAGCACCCGGACGACTTCGCCGGGTCGGACCTGCCCCTCGCGATCCATGACCTGGTGCATCGTCCGGGCGTCCTGGAGGTGACGGTGGTGGGGCGCGGGCCGGCTGAGACGTCACGGTTCGACGCGACGATGATCAAGGAGCTCGGGCAGCTCGAGGGTGTGCGTTTCGTCGTCGAGGACGTCAACGCCGATCGCGAGTCCGAGGTTCCGCAGATCGCGGCGCTGGCCCATCTGCTCGAGCACCAGGTGGGAGGCGACCGGGTCCAGGTCACGTTCCGGTTCGGGTGGCAACCTGAGTCGATCGGCGGCGACTCGCACGTCGAGGCGATCTCCTTCATCTCTCCGGACGGCCGCGTCCTGCGCCTGCCGACGGACAGCGTCGTCTCGGCGATCGGCTTCGACGCCTCGGCCCCGCTCGTCAGGGACGCCGGCGGAGACCTCACGACCGACGGGCGGCTCGCACCGGGGCTCTACTGCGTCGGCTGGGCGCGGACCGGGCCACGCGGAGCGATCCCCGACGCCCGCGCCGACGCGCGGCTCGTGGCTAGCGCGATCACGGCCGATCTTCGCGCCGCCCCGTGCAAAGGCGAGCACGACCCCGCTGCCCTGCGAGCGACGTGGCCCGCGGTCGACTTCGCCGCGTGGCAGCGCATCGACGACCACGAGCGCGCGACGGCGAGCTCGGGTCGCGTTCGCAACAAGATCCTCGACCACGCCGAGCTCCGGCGGGTCGCCGCGACCACCAGCCTCACCTCCGAAGGGGAACAGCCATGA
- a CDS encoding APC family permease → MTEATSPAVEKHQTRLKPNSLGVFGILFFVLSSQAPLTGIAGAVPIAIVIGNGAGVPTAYIAAGLIIFVFSIGFVAMGRHVVHAGAFYAYIGKGLGETTGVSGAFVALFAYNTIQAAMYGLYGVIMQGIFVHHFSFDLPWWVWALATMAVVQLLGAMGVDIGARVLAVLVAAEFSLLSLFAVVTLFKGGGPEGFGIADTFSLSAATAGAPGVALMFAIASMFGFEATAIYGEEAREPRKTVPRATYLSVLIITGFFAFVTWMLVAFYGPSQVVGEAGKALDSGDGATFVFAAVGSQLGGWTGDVLEVLLATSLFAGILAFHNSITRYLFSLSRDRVIPASVSLLNKRHSPWVAGAVQTVLVVVLTMPFAILGKDPVLTLFSWFSGVAVLGMMLLYFMTSVSVVAFFRRTPSESSLATTLVAPLVGSVGIGIAVWLILANFKTLIGGSGTTAFWLIVTVPAIAVVGALVGHLRRGVIREELID, encoded by the coding sequence ATGACCGAAGCGACCTCGCCTGCTGTCGAGAAACATCAGACCCGCCTGAAGCCGAACTCACTCGGGGTGTTCGGGATCCTCTTCTTCGTCCTGTCGAGCCAGGCACCGCTCACCGGGATCGCCGGGGCCGTGCCGATCGCGATCGTGATCGGCAACGGGGCCGGCGTCCCGACGGCCTACATCGCCGCCGGACTGATCATCTTCGTGTTCTCCATCGGCTTCGTCGCGATGGGGCGACATGTCGTCCACGCGGGTGCTTTCTATGCCTACATCGGCAAGGGCTTGGGGGAGACGACGGGGGTGTCGGGCGCCTTCGTCGCGCTCTTCGCCTACAACACCATCCAGGCCGCGATGTACGGCCTGTACGGCGTCATCATGCAGGGGATCTTCGTGCATCACTTCAGCTTCGACCTGCCGTGGTGGGTCTGGGCGCTGGCGACCATGGCCGTCGTGCAGCTGCTGGGAGCGATGGGCGTCGACATCGGTGCCCGGGTGCTCGCCGTGCTCGTCGCCGCGGAGTTCAGCCTGCTGTCGCTGTTCGCCGTCGTGACGCTGTTCAAGGGCGGGGGCCCGGAGGGTTTCGGCATTGCCGACACGTTCAGCTTGAGCGCGGCGACAGCGGGCGCTCCCGGTGTCGCGCTGATGTTCGCGATCGCCTCGATGTTCGGCTTCGAGGCCACGGCGATCTACGGCGAGGAGGCGCGCGAGCCGCGCAAGACGGTGCCGCGTGCGACCTACCTCTCCGTGCTCATCATCACCGGCTTCTTCGCGTTCGTGACCTGGATGCTGGTCGCGTTCTACGGTCCGTCCCAGGTGGTGGGTGAGGCTGGCAAGGCGCTTGACTCCGGCGACGGTGCCACCTTCGTGTTCGCCGCGGTCGGATCACAGCTCGGCGGCTGGACCGGCGACGTCCTCGAAGTGCTGCTCGCGACGTCGCTGTTCGCAGGCATCCTGGCCTTCCACAACTCGATCACGCGCTACTTGTTCTCGCTCAGCCGTGACCGTGTGATCCCTGCGTCGGTGTCCTTGCTCAACAAGCGCCACTCTCCCTGGGTGGCTGGTGCGGTCCAGACCGTGCTCGTCGTCGTGCTGACGATGCCGTTCGCGATCCTCGGCAAGGACCCGGTCCTCACGCTGTTCTCGTGGTTCAGTGGCGTGGCCGTCCTGGGCATGATGCTCCTGTACTTCATGACCAGCGTCTCGGTCGTCGCCTTCTTCCGCCGTACGCCCTCGGAGTCCTCGCTGGCGACCACGCTCGTGGCGCCGCTCGTGGGCTCGGTGGGCATCGGTATCGCCGTGTGGCTGATCCTCGCCAACTTCAAGACGCTGATCGGTGGAAGCGGCACCACGGCCTTCTGGCTCATCGTCACGGTTCCCGCCATTGCCGTGGTCGGCGCCCTGGTCGGCCATCTGCGACGAGGAGTCATCCGCGAAGAGCTCATCGACTGA
- a CDS encoding aminomethyltransferase family protein, which produces MTAPSDATTDLRPTPFAARFPETAGEAIDVYGFAVPLFLVDVDEEYDAIRHRVAVLEFSMLFKWDVRGADAVAVADAVFSRNLRDLAARRIAYGVVVDESGHMLDDVTGTVLADDHVRIIGGNPATVDALRRHAEGRDAEVTEIRDTLGVLSVQGPRSRELLQRLTDRDMSNEAFPYYSYDPAMTVAGIPAHVNRMGFTAELGYEVMVPVERALELWDALFEAGQDLGVQAASAGALMVARVEAGMVMGEVEYDATSTPFECRMGWAVDFDKGDFQGREALLSLKDGVSARVVSVVVDADPDAADGARLVDAGEDVGWVTMAVPSPVLDGKTLGLARVAVGSAKIGTTLALADGAVATVVRTPVYDPDRDRVRS; this is translated from the coding sequence ATGACCGCACCATCCGACGCCACCACCGACCTGCGTCCGACCCCGTTCGCCGCACGGTTCCCCGAGACGGCGGGCGAAGCCATCGACGTCTACGGATTCGCCGTCCCGCTGTTCCTGGTCGACGTGGACGAGGAGTACGACGCCATCCGCCATCGCGTCGCGGTGCTCGAGTTCTCGATGCTGTTCAAGTGGGACGTCCGCGGCGCAGACGCCGTGGCCGTCGCCGACGCGGTGTTCTCTCGCAACCTGCGCGACCTGGCTGCGCGTCGCATCGCCTACGGGGTCGTGGTCGACGAGTCGGGCCACATGCTCGACGACGTCACCGGGACGGTGCTGGCCGACGACCACGTCCGCATCATCGGCGGCAACCCCGCGACGGTGGACGCCCTGCGGCGTCACGCCGAGGGGCGCGACGCCGAGGTCACCGAGATCCGCGACACCCTCGGGGTGCTGAGCGTGCAGGGCCCTCGCAGCCGCGAGCTCCTCCAGCGTCTGACCGACCGGGACATGTCGAACGAGGCGTTCCCCTACTACTCCTACGACCCCGCCATGACGGTCGCCGGCATCCCCGCCCACGTCAACCGCATGGGCTTCACCGCGGAGCTCGGCTACGAGGTCATGGTGCCGGTGGAGCGTGCCCTCGAGCTGTGGGACGCACTGTTCGAGGCCGGCCAGGACCTCGGAGTGCAGGCGGCGTCCGCGGGTGCGCTGATGGTCGCGCGCGTCGAGGCCGGGATGGTCATGGGCGAGGTCGAGTACGACGCCACGAGCACTCCGTTCGAGTGCCGGATGGGCTGGGCGGTCGACTTCGACAAGGGCGACTTCCAGGGCCGCGAAGCTCTTCTGTCGCTCAAGGATGGGGTGAGCGCCCGCGTGGTGTCGGTCGTGGTGGATGCCGATCCGGACGCCGCCGACGGCGCGCGCCTGGTGGATGCCGGCGAGGACGTCGGCTGGGTCACGATGGCGGTGCCGTCGCCGGTCCTGGACGGCAAGACGCTCGGACTGGCGCGGGTCGCAGTCGGCTCGGCCAAGATCGGCACCACGCTGGCCTTGGCCGACGGAGCCGTGGCCACCGTGGTGCGCACGCCCGTCTACGACCCCGACCGCGACCGCGTCCGAAGCTGA
- a CDS encoding LLM class flavin-dependent oxidoreductase: MGGNSMQFGIFSVGDLTVDPTSGSIPTEHEKLKALVTIAKKVEDIGGDVFAVGEHHDSGFVPGSISTLHAFIAAQTERIILSTSIAHITTNDPVKMAEDYATLQHLSGGRADLVLGRGNTGQVYPWFGKDPSKGVELTIENYQLLRRLWDEDVVNWEGNFRTPLQSFTSIPRPLDGVAPFVWHGSIRTPEVAEIAAYYGDGYFANNIFWPKEHYIRLINFYRQRYEHYGHGTPEQAIVGLGGQFFMRKNSQDAIREFRPYFDNAPVYGHGPSLEDFQAQTPLVVGSPQEVIEKTLAFADYFGDYQRQMFLVDHAGLPLKTVLEQLDLLGEILPTLRAEFDARRPAGVPDAPTHANRVAARDAKLASETSPVEPTSPVEPVETVTA, from the coding sequence ATGGGCGGCAACAGCATGCAGTTCGGCATCTTCAGCGTCGGCGACCTGACGGTCGACCCGACGAGCGGCTCGATCCCGACCGAGCACGAGAAGCTCAAGGCGCTGGTCACGATCGCCAAGAAGGTCGAGGACATCGGCGGCGACGTCTTCGCGGTCGGCGAGCACCACGACTCCGGTTTCGTCCCGGGGTCGATCAGCACGCTGCACGCGTTCATCGCCGCGCAGACCGAGCGGATCATCCTGTCGACGTCGATCGCGCACATCACGACCAACGACCCGGTCAAGATGGCCGAGGACTACGCGACGCTGCAGCACCTCTCGGGCGGCCGCGCCGATCTCGTGCTGGGCCGCGGCAACACCGGACAGGTCTACCCGTGGTTCGGCAAGGACCCGTCCAAGGGCGTCGAGCTGACGATCGAGAACTACCAGCTGCTGCGCCGCCTCTGGGACGAGGACGTCGTCAACTGGGAGGGCAACTTCCGCACGCCGCTGCAGAGCTTCACGTCGATCCCGCGCCCGCTCGACGGCGTCGCGCCGTTCGTGTGGCACGGCTCGATCCGCACCCCCGAGGTCGCCGAGATCGCGGCGTACTACGGCGACGGCTACTTCGCCAACAACATCTTCTGGCCGAAGGAGCACTACATCCGGCTGATCAACTTCTACCGGCAGCGCTACGAGCACTACGGGCACGGCACGCCCGAGCAGGCGATCGTCGGTCTCGGCGGCCAGTTCTTCATGCGCAAGAACAGCCAGGACGCGATCCGTGAGTTCAGGCCGTACTTCGACAACGCCCCGGTCTACGGGCACGGGCCGTCGCTGGAGGACTTCCAAGCCCAGACGCCGCTCGTCGTCGGCAGTCCGCAGGAGGTCATCGAGAAGACCTTGGCGTTCGCCGACTACTTCGGCGACTACCAGCGCCAGATGTTCTTGGTCGACCACGCGGGGCTGCCGCTCAAGACCGTCCTCGAGCAGCTCGACCTGCTGGGCGAGATCCTGCCAACGCTGCGCGCCGAGTTCGACGCCCGACGTCCGGCCGGGGTGCCCGACGCGCCCACGCACGCCAACCGCGTCGCGGCCCGTGACGCCAAGCTCGCCTCCGAGACCTCGCCCGTCGAGCCGACCTCGCCCGTTGAGCCTGTCGAAACGGTCACCGCATGA
- a CDS encoding SDR family NAD(P)-dependent oxidoreductase, with protein MTHNSYDFAGKTVLVTGGGTGIGQAIALAFLANGANVAISGRREDKLSETLDGQPEERTLAVVSDVGDPADAKALVTAVVERFGQLDVVVNNAAAFASGEFTETAAEHWEQIRTTNIDGFVNLALHALPELEKTGGNLVGVSSVSAMRGDWGQSLYNASKAAVRNFIESLALDYGGRGVRLNSVAPAFTITPITESMTEDAELIAKFTNRVALGRPGVPEDVAPAVLFLASDDAAYITGATLTVDGGTSASTGQPHIQ; from the coding sequence ATGACCCACAACTCGTACGACTTCGCCGGCAAGACCGTCCTCGTCACGGGCGGAGGCACCGGCATCGGCCAGGCCATCGCCCTGGCCTTTCTCGCCAATGGTGCCAACGTCGCGATCTCCGGCCGCCGCGAGGACAAGCTGAGCGAGACCCTCGACGGTCAGCCCGAGGAGCGGACGCTGGCCGTCGTCTCGGACGTCGGCGACCCCGCGGACGCGAAGGCACTCGTGACCGCAGTCGTCGAGCGCTTCGGGCAGCTCGACGTCGTGGTCAACAACGCCGCGGCGTTCGCCAGCGGCGAGTTCACCGAGACCGCCGCGGAGCACTGGGAGCAGATCCGCACGACCAACATCGACGGCTTCGTGAACCTGGCGCTGCACGCCCTGCCCGAGCTGGAGAAGACCGGCGGCAACCTGGTGGGCGTCTCGTCGGTGTCGGCGATGCGCGGCGACTGGGGTCAGTCGCTCTACAACGCGAGCAAGGCCGCCGTCCGCAACTTCATCGAGTCGCTCGCACTCGACTACGGCGGACGTGGCGTGCGGCTCAACTCCGTGGCCCCGGCGTTCACGATCACGCCGATCACCGAGTCGATGACCGAGGACGCCGAGCTGATCGCCAAGTTCACGAACCGCGTCGCGCTCGGACGTCCGGGCGTGCCGGAGGACGTCGCGCCGGCGGTGCTGTTCCTGGCCAGTGACGACGCGGCCTACATCACGGGTGCGACGCTGACGGTCGACGGCGGCACGAGCGCGTCGACGGGGCAGCCGCACATCCAGTAG
- a CDS encoding cytochrome P450 has protein sequence MTIDTTITAGDPLPFLTDEYRTDPYPFYAALRAGQPVFQHPAGFWAITGYAELSELLYNRTLGVADLDYGPATPLHDSMLGADAPKHTRVRRTHSRWFTPKAVQQWSEFARGEIATRLDAIVASGGTFDAVHDLAFPVTFATISKLLGVPAEDGEEVRQATHDIGRSLGLDPTAEEAAGTEKAFAWFIAYNERLVAAKRADPGDGLLDSFLAFEDDGTMSHDEVIASLTLLFAVGHLDITYLIVHGIKLMIEQPAIFATYRDEPDRRADIVNEILRIDTPEQFVARMTTQPITVGGVDIPAGEPLILFIGAGNHDPAVFADPETFDIDRDADLSKHLAFGAGPHGCAGQVLARAEAHDVFSALVERFDRIELAGPVTYGHSEFIRSISSLPVSVS, from the coding sequence ATGACGATCGACACCACCATCACCGCAGGCGACCCGCTGCCGTTCCTGACGGACGAATACCGCACGGATCCGTACCCGTTCTACGCGGCGCTCCGTGCCGGGCAGCCGGTGTTCCAGCACCCTGCCGGGTTCTGGGCGATCACAGGCTATGCCGAGCTGAGCGAGCTGCTGTACAACCGCACGCTCGGCGTCGCCGACCTCGACTACGGTCCTGCGACCCCGCTCCACGACAGCATGCTCGGGGCCGACGCTCCCAAGCACACGCGCGTGCGCCGGACCCACAGCCGGTGGTTCACCCCGAAGGCCGTGCAGCAGTGGTCGGAGTTCGCGCGTGGCGAGATCGCGACCCGACTGGACGCCATCGTGGCGTCAGGGGGCACCTTCGACGCCGTGCACGACCTGGCCTTTCCCGTCACCTTCGCCACGATCAGCAAGCTGCTCGGAGTACCGGCAGAGGACGGTGAAGAGGTCAGGCAGGCCACGCACGACATCGGTCGGAGCCTCGGGCTGGACCCCACCGCCGAGGAGGCGGCCGGCACCGAGAAGGCGTTCGCGTGGTTCATCGCCTACAACGAGCGGCTCGTCGCGGCCAAGCGGGCCGACCCCGGCGACGGCCTGCTCGACAGCTTCCTCGCCTTCGAGGACGACGGCACGATGTCGCACGACGAGGTCATCGCCTCCCTCACCCTGCTGTTCGCGGTGGGGCACCTCGACATCACCTACCTGATCGTCCACGGCATCAAGCTGATGATCGAGCAGCCGGCGATCTTCGCCACGTACCGGGACGAGCCCGATCGTCGGGCCGACATCGTGAACGAGATCCTGCGGATCGACACGCCTGAGCAGTTCGTCGCTCGGATGACGACCCAGCCGATCACGGTCGGCGGCGTCGACATCCCAGCCGGCGAACCTCTCATCTTGTTCATCGGGGCAGGTAACCACGACCCCGCCGTCTTCGCTGATCCAGAGACGTTCGACATCGACCGCGACGCCGACCTCAGCAAGCACCTGGCATTCGGCGCGGGACCGCACGGATGTGCCGGCCAGGTGCTGGCACGTGCGGAGGCGCACGACGTCTTCAGCGCACTCGTCGAGCGGTTCGATCGGATCGAGCTCGCCGGGCCGGTCACCTACGGCCACTCGGAGTTCATCCGCTCCATCTCGTCCCTTCCCGTCTCGGTCTCCTGA
- the purU gene encoding formyltetrahydrofolate deformylase — protein sequence MNRYVMTLRCPDQPGIVRAFAQGVSSLKGNIVDNNQFSDPDTDTFCMRTEFDSPADSSAVVRAELTQALGAFDPFLTVRDVSHRRRVLLMVSKFDHCLVDLLYRHRTGDLPIDIPVIVSNHPDLKPLADQAGIPFVLIPVTKDTKPEAEAKLLDLVTEHDVDLVVLARYMQVLSDDLCRKLAGRAINIHHSFLPGFKGAKPYHQAHARGVKLIGATAHYVTAELDEGPIIEQDVQRVNHARSADQMVALGRDVERAVLSRAVRRHAEDRVILVGARTVVFE from the coding sequence GTGAACAGATATGTCATGACCCTTCGATGCCCGGACCAGCCGGGCATCGTCCGTGCCTTCGCGCAGGGTGTGTCGTCCCTCAAGGGCAACATCGTCGACAACAACCAGTTCTCCGACCCGGACACCGACACGTTCTGCATGCGCACCGAGTTCGACTCTCCGGCGGACAGCTCGGCGGTCGTCCGCGCGGAGCTGACCCAGGCGCTGGGTGCGTTCGACCCGTTCCTGACGGTGCGAGACGTCTCGCACCGTCGCCGCGTGCTGCTGATGGTCTCCAAGTTCGACCACTGCCTGGTCGACCTGCTCTATCGTCACCGCACGGGCGACCTGCCGATCGACATCCCGGTGATCGTGTCCAACCACCCCGATCTCAAGCCCCTGGCCGATCAGGCCGGCATTCCCTTCGTCCTGATCCCCGTCACGAAGGACACCAAGCCGGAGGCGGAGGCGAAGCTGCTCGACCTGGTGACCGAGCACGACGTCGACCTCGTCGTGCTGGCGCGGTACATGCAGGTGCTGTCGGACGACCTGTGTCGCAAGCTCGCCGGACGCGCGATCAACATCCACCACTCGTTCCTCCCCGGTTTCAAGGGTGCGAAGCCCTACCACCAGGCGCATGCGCGAGGGGTCAAGCTCATCGGGGCCACCGCCCATTACGTCACGGCCGAGCTCGACGAGGGCCCGATCATCGAGCAGGACGTCCAGCGCGTGAACCATGCACGCAGCGCCGACCAGATGGTGGCACTGGGCCGGGACGTCGAGCGTGCCGTGCTCTCGCGCGCGGTCCGTCGCCATGCCGAGGACCGTGTGATCCTGGTGGGCGCACGCACGGTGGTCTTCGAGTGA
- a CDS encoding nucleoside/nucleotide kinase family protein encodes MDTTALNDLTARAAALVRPGRRGVLGICGAPGVGKSSLAAKLVGRLRAAGIEATHVPMDGFHLADSALVERGLLASKGAIGTFDGHGYVGLLRRIRDELDHDVLAPTFERDLEQPLAGAITVPPAATLVVTEGNYLLDADTPWPAARALMDEVWFVDLDERRRRSRLVDRHVKHGKARDEAQAWVDTVDEPNAQRVIARREQADLVVPA; translated from the coding sequence GTGGACACCACCGCGCTGAACGACCTCACCGCACGCGCCGCAGCGCTCGTCAGACCGGGCCGCCGCGGCGTCCTCGGCATCTGCGGAGCGCCCGGCGTCGGCAAGTCGTCGCTCGCCGCCAAGCTCGTCGGACGCCTCCGCGCGGCCGGCATCGAGGCCACGCACGTGCCGATGGACGGGTTCCACCTCGCCGACAGCGCGCTGGTCGAGCGCGGGCTGCTCGCCAGCAAGGGCGCGATCGGGACGTTCGACGGTCACGGGTACGTCGGGCTCCTGCGCCGCATCCGCGACGAGCTGGACCACGACGTGCTCGCGCCCACCTTCGAGCGCGACCTCGAGCAGCCGCTCGCCGGCGCGATCACCGTCCCGCCGGCGGCGACGCTCGTCGTGACGGAGGGCAACTACCTGCTCGACGCCGACACCCCGTGGCCCGCGGCCCGGGCGCTGATGGACGAGGTGTGGTTCGTCGACCTCGACGAGCGCCGCCGCCGTTCACGCCTGGTCGACCGGCACGTCAAGCACGGCAAGGCGCGCGACGAGGCGCAGGCGTGGGTCGACACGGTCGACGAGCCGAATGCGCAGCGCGTCATCGCCCGGCGGGAGCAGGCCGATCTGGTGGTGCCGGCGTGA